The Synechocystis sp. PCC 7509 genome includes a window with the following:
- a CDS encoding DUF6731 family protein, with amino-acid sequence MSKNLNIDFYKIVMPSLSKLSFESILDMAIQLPIRDRFQEINHSPLFLRQCLQNPQKDCWEGEIIRVRMNDLPIKANLSGDTEEFIFGDDEGIGEQTAFLYHFPTRVLLLQANQGGVSVTSFIQYFQVISTLTEQIFIDPVIQANAMQKLAKMQTVTKLDIQIAGLDKPDIFENQGHGIKKIVGLSKEYDAPIVTLTLSVGRKKQHSLSIEDAKNTIHDLLRISSQNKQDIKKIRISGSTEDHDLIYIDMLKDRMRESINIKKSRTLSHSDRIKAIREGLERREKELYTLYGD; translated from the coding sequence ATGAGTAAAAACCTTAATATTGATTTTTATAAAATTGTTATGCCAAGTCTGAGTAAATTATCTTTTGAAAGTATTCTGGATATGGCAATTCAATTACCTATCCGAGATAGATTTCAAGAGATTAATCACTCGCCTCTTTTTCTTCGCCAATGCTTACAAAATCCGCAAAAGGATTGTTGGGAAGGTGAGATAATTCGTGTTCGCATGAATGATTTACCTATCAAGGCAAATCTCTCAGGCGATACTGAAGAGTTTATTTTCGGAGATGATGAAGGTATTGGAGAGCAAACTGCATTTTTATATCACTTCCCAACTCGTGTGTTACTGTTGCAAGCTAACCAAGGCGGTGTTTCAGTTACAAGTTTTATTCAATACTTTCAAGTTATAAGTACACTTACTGAACAAATTTTTATCGATCCAGTAATTCAAGCTAATGCAATGCAAAAGCTCGCAAAAATGCAAACAGTTACTAAATTAGACATTCAAATAGCAGGATTGGATAAACCAGACATTTTTGAAAATCAAGGTCATGGTATCAAAAAAATAGTAGGTTTAAGTAAGGAATATGATGCTCCAATCGTAACCTTAACTTTATCCGTCGGTCGCAAAAAACAGCACTCTTTGTCCATAGAAGATGCTAAAAATACAATACATGACTTACTCCGAATAAGCTCTCAGAATAAACAAGATATTAAAAAAATTAGAATATCTGGATCTACTGAAGACCATGACTTAATTTATATTGATATGTTGAAAGATCGTATGCGTGAGAGTATAAATATCAAGAAAAGTCGTACTTTATCTCACTCTGACCGTATAAAAGCTATTCGAGAGGGCTTGGAACGTCGAGAAAAAGAGTTGTATACATTATATGGAGATTAG
- a CDS encoding MarR family transcriptional regulator translates to MTYLDSNEIIAILDKSGLNRKKQMRVLFALITKTTVASRDIEQILGIHRSTALNYAKNLTDLGLITKRIKLGTEDNSKPTYLYSLAPRTTKEAITEVAKSLGILDEITSTSNYTQPFQQTEAFRPSLEAPLQQQSSREDSHQTLQSDKPTLESTVMHEIVEPEISSVTSDTQLPRTSEEVHSSVENVTAQPTAANKSNSSTLAELLISKIPEFNPSWSEDLQLRWLAAFEQLIKLGAEKSSSYINLKR, encoded by the coding sequence ACAAATCTGGTTTAAACCGCAAAAAACAGATGCGAGTGCTTTTTGCGCTAATTACCAAGACAACGGTTGCATCAAGAGATATTGAACAAATTTTAGGGATTCATAGGTCAACCGCCCTCAATTACGCTAAGAATTTGACTGATTTGGGGCTGATTACCAAGAGAATTAAACTAGGTACTGAGGACAATAGCAAACCTACCTACCTTTATTCTCTAGCCCCACGCACGACTAAGGAGGCAATTACGGAAGTTGCAAAAAGTTTAGGAATACTTGACGAGATTACCTCAACATCTAATTACACGCAGCCATTTCAACAAACAGAAGCTTTTCGCCCATCTCTTGAAGCTCCGTTACAGCAGCAAAGCTCGCGGGAGGACTCCCATCAGACTTTGCAATCTGACAAACCTACGCTTGAGTCTACTGTCATGCACGAAATAGTAGAGCCGGAGATTTCTTCAGTCACCTCCGATACGCAACTACCCCGAACATCTGAAGAAGTTCACTCTTCCGTAGAAAATGTGACTGCTCAACCTACCGCAGCTAATAAGTCTAATTCTTCTACATTGGCTGAACTACTTATAAGCAAGATTCCTGAGTTTAACCCGTCTTGGTCTGAGGATCTTCAATTAAGATGGCTTGCTGCCTTTGAGCAATTAATTAAGTTAGGGGCTGAAAAAAGTTCCTCGTACATAAATTTAAAACGGTAA